One genomic segment of Devosia sp. includes these proteins:
- a CDS encoding electron transfer flavoprotein subunit beta/FixA family protein, whose protein sequence is MKILVAIKRVVDHNVRIRVRPDGSGVETNGVRMSMNPFCKHAVEAAVQLAEAGQADEIVIVSIGPKASNDVILTALAMGAHRGILIETDAALETLAIAKLLAKVVAEEQPDLVLLGKQAVDDDSNHVGQMLAALTERPQATFASEIKLSGTELEVTREVDSGRETIALPLPAIATADLRLNTPRNAALPMVMKARSKPLAVRPAAEFGVDLTPRLRVEKVSPPPERVAGSTVGSAAELAAIIVTDVNAMEAI, encoded by the coding sequence TCACAATGTCCGTATCCGGGTCCGGCCCGATGGCTCGGGCGTCGAGACCAATGGCGTGCGCATGTCGATGAACCCGTTCTGCAAGCACGCCGTCGAGGCTGCGGTGCAACTGGCCGAGGCCGGGCAGGCCGACGAGATCGTCATCGTGTCCATCGGCCCCAAGGCCAGCAACGATGTCATCCTCACCGCCCTGGCCATGGGCGCCCATCGCGGCATTCTGATCGAAACCGACGCGGCGCTCGAAACGCTCGCCATCGCCAAACTGCTGGCCAAGGTCGTTGCGGAAGAACAGCCTGATCTGGTCCTGCTCGGCAAGCAGGCTGTCGATGACGACAGCAACCATGTCGGCCAGATGCTGGCCGCGCTCACCGAACGGCCCCAGGCCACCTTCGCCTCGGAGATCAAGCTGTCCGGCACGGAACTCGAAGTCACCCGCGAGGTCGATTCCGGCCGCGAGACCATTGCCCTGCCGCTTCCGGCTATCGCCACTGCCGATCTGCGTCTCAACACCCCGCGCAATGCCGCGCTGCCCATGGTGATGAAGGCGCGCTCCAAGCCGCTTGCCGTGCGCCCCGCCGCCGAATTCGGTGTCGACCTCACCCCGCGCCTCCGGGTTGAAAAAGTATCCCCGCCGCCCGAACGTGTGGCAGGCTCCACGGTTGGCTCTGCCGCCGAACTTGCCGCGATCATCGTCACCGATGTCAACGCGATGGAGGCGATCTGA